A single genomic interval of Arctopsyche grandis isolate Sample6627 chromosome 8, ASM5162203v2, whole genome shotgun sequence harbors:
- the LOC143915781 gene encoding uncharacterized protein LOC143915781: MLNKTSLLCKTNKYSPSDLVNDVERLMLLRMSESRTIRSLSQDRPNYKWLCNRDKCIKMSIEQSVIIKRLAFKLTSEDCSAISIQLEDILIKNENVNSCQIPEIAKELLIEKEKLLLMKSIVPRKMSFFRRISSFRVSPESNGETKLRRFIEPSYFIFTISKNI; encoded by the exons atgttaAACAAAACTTCACTTTtatgtaaaacaaataaatattctcCATCGGATTTAGTCAACGAT GTCGAACGTTTGATGTTACTGAGGATGTCAGAAAGTAGGACAATAAGAAGTTTGTCACAGGACAGGCCAAATTACAAGTGGTTGTGCAATAGAGATAAATGtatcaaaatgagtattgaacAATCAGTAATCATCAAACGTTTAGCATTCAAG CTGACTTCTGAAGATTGTAGTGCAATTTCGATACAACTAGAGGACATTTTGATCAAAAACGAAAATGTAAACAGTTGCCAAATTCCGGAAATCGCAAAGGAATTGTTGATTGAAAAAGAGAAATTGCTGTTGATGAAAAGTATCGTTCCGAGGAAAATGTCGTTTTTCAGGAGGATTAGCTCTTTCAGAGTGAGTCCGGAATCAAATGGCGAGACGAAATTGAGGCGTTTCATAGAACcatcttattttatattcacaataagtaaaaatatataa